In Camelina sativa cultivar DH55 chromosome 17, Cs, whole genome shotgun sequence, the genomic stretch ATTTCTTTGTCTcccaaaaattgatgttttgaatatttttaataatttttgttttaatgattattgATGTTGTAGAGTGTATGGAGTGTAAAAATGGGAAagtaaaaaagtgaaaataataaattataaattaatcatatattccctctgtcttaatatgtgtgtaaaatactaaacttcaatttttgtgagacaTCGGGAGTATAATACAATGAAAAGTAGAAAGATTCACAAATCATTAGAccctatattaaattataaatctcaaaaaaattacaagaaaaaaaaaacaagagataatatatattcttgtttCTATGGGTAGACGACAGAGATAGACGAAGAACAATCTGAGTTGATCAGACAGAACCAACAACACTTCGGGGATTTCTCTTTTACATGAAAGGTTGTCTTTTTctgttttccctttttcttgTGTTAACTTGCGGTTGAAGCAAGCAAACCCGAGGTTGAGAAAAATcgacacaaacacacacaccgaaaaaaaaaaaaagataattggCTTTTTAAATGACAAATGTGTGGAAATGTACACTTTTGTCTGAATATAATGGAAGgtggttttgaattttggtggTAATGGTCGTAAGTGGCAACTATGATGAACATTGACGTCCTCTGCGACAAGGTAGAGCTCCGGCATCGGAAGTAATGTGTCCGACCAATGAAGAAGATTTCGCGGAGAGACTAGAGGCACGTGCATAGCTTCCGGACGCAGCGGCTCCTGAAGAAGTGAAGTAAGCACCATTCTGAAGCAAATCTCCTTCCGATCTCCAGTTCCATCCTTTCCAATGACTAGCCGGTGTGTCCACTCTCTTCGTCACCTATCAAACATAACATTCCAACAACATGAACTCACATTCACAAAATCACTctttggttttaacttttaactgaTATTCATCGAGTTATTACCTCTTTAGCAAAGGGGTTTTTAGGGGCGGCGTATCGGTTTCCTTGACTATTGATTGTCGGGTTTGCGCTTCCACCAATCGCGTACATTTCCCAGTGAGTGTAGTCGTTGTTTACGACGTGGAAGTACCCGTGTCGACACCTGCAAGAATGAGTTGTAATGTTTAGAAAACATAACACAGCATactcaagaaacagaacacaaaagcAGAgcatactctgtttttgttatgTCTTTTACATTACCTCGGCATCCTTTGAATAAGTCCGACTCCAAAATGATTATAAGCAATGGTCACTTGCATAGCTTTGTCCCTCATGTACGAATCGCTATGTCCGAGCAACATGACCTGTAGCAAAAAAAAGATCAACTCACATCATCAAAAATCGAGTCCTGCCAAAAAAGGTTACTATTAAAGTAACAATGCAATAAGACTTCAAAAAAAGAACCTCGTTGTGGTGAGTTAAGTGGTTGTTAGAGATGGTAATCGCGGTTGAGCCCATGACTGCGTCCACGAGCCCGTCAGCGCAATGAGACAATGAGTTATGATCAATCCATACATGACTCGAGCCAAAGATCGAAATAGCATCACCATCCGCCATCGTCCTCCACCCAAAATGTGTCTCTGAGCTTCTCACCATAGCGTTACCAGTCGGTCTACAATCATGAATATGTAATCCGTGGACGATCACGTTCGTTACATACTGAATCGTGATGCAACCGCCGTTAGCGATGTGAACGTTTGCGCCACGTCCATCGATCGTTTTGAAGCTGTTAACGATGAGCTCTTGTTTCAACTGAATCACCATATCGCGTTTGAAAACGATCCATAACGGTCTGTCTTGGATCACGGCGTGACGTAATGTCCCCGGTCGAGGATTAACCGGATTATCGTCCCTCGGGTCGGTGACAACGTAGAAACGACCGTCGCGACCACCGATGGCGTTTCTTCCAAACCCGATCCCGCAGTCCGCTAAGCGTTTGCGGTTCTTGTGCCAGTTGCGATCGCACCGCCAACAGTCGTCGATAGGGTTGCCTGTTCCGCAAGTAAAGTAACCTAGCTTCCTCCTCTCGGTATGGTTTCTCAGACTCCTGTAGAAATTAAGAAATCATATCCGGTTTAGATTCGacttttaatttcattattctcaaccggatctcatttaaaaaaatagattatttgagaaaacaatcaaaatcacatCAGAACATGAGCACATGGTTGATGATaaatactacatatatatatatatttttagactttttttcTCATAGACGTGTGTCGGTGACGGTGGGATTAGGTCCTCTGCCTAAAGATTCCTGAAAGACAAACGACGTTAGAGAGAACCGTTAAACGAGGACAAACAAATAATCACCGTTGGATAACGACGATCGAATCCGTCCGTTTTAACGGATaccgttttttttgtttttttgaccgTATAAAGAGTAAATTGCTCTGTTACGACCACATGGGGTACTGTCCAAAAtgattaataaacatttttttatttctatttaaaaatccaatatatatagtatttaaggATAAGTTTTTATAACAATTTGATTGTACGTATTTCCAAAGTTAAATTTTAACGACTTCCTAGTGTACAGTGTACTACTAAGccgtatacatatatatatggctgGTGATATGAAAAGATATTTATTAATGTTgggagagaaaataataataaaatttcacttaagctatgcaataatgcgTCGGACGCGGATCTATCTAGTGTTAGTGCATGTGGTGCTTGGAGTGAAAACAGTCTGCTGGAAAGTATTAATTAGTTCAACAacaactgaaaaacaaaaacgagcattcttataaatagtttaatacTATAGTAAAAATTCTATAATAGAGAAAAGATAGAATGAATAAtacctttttaaaatatcaatgcATGAAACATGTAGTAggtgataataaaaatatagattgtcttatataaaaaaaaaaatgatactgACAGAATTAATGAATGCCAGTTCACGGGAATAGATCTCACTAGTAGCAAGAATAAATTAATCAGCATACACTATATTTGTCATTGTTGTAATAGTGTGTGAACGAACATGGTGATTTATAGACGAGgtataaataatatagtaacaaaaacaaaaaaataaaataaaaaatgaaataagttGGTTAGAGGAGAAATAAATGTGACAGCTCTTGTAGGATAGATCTTGATTCAACAACAATAGAATGAAACAAAagtcacaaacacaaattttaaatgaataGGAGGACCATACCCATTATTGTACTTTTGTGACTTTTTCCTCcattacatgttatatatatccCACATGGTAATTTTAAAAGAGGTCATAATTAGAATGAGATGGAATTAGTACTTACATTTCAGTCAAGGCGAGAACTTCGTCCGCTACTTCATCTGGATTCGTCACTGCGTGTTGGTTCCACTCGGTTTCGTCggatctatatttttttcagaaaGATCATCAGAAACTATAGAATCTAAATTTGAGAATCTAGAGAAAGCTAATGATTGAACATATGCCAAAACTATAGTAATGTTTTGAATGTAATTTATTGGAGAATGCACCGCACACACTACACTAAATTACACTGCTCCATAAAATTCGCTATCCGGAGAAACCgttaagaaagagagaggtcTTCGACAGGACATAttaaaatgactaaaataaCACTACAGAACATTTTCAATGTGGGATGTCAAAATGGCAAATGGGTAAAATAGCGAAAACAGAGTCAAGTGTGTATCTACGTAAACAAAGTTGACTGTAtgcacatataaaaaaaaaaagcggaaTGTACGGTTCAGATCATTGGATCTAGATCATAACAAAAAAAGCAACGGCTCGGATGATTTTGTTTGAAGAGGGAGGGAATATTGTTTGTAGTagtagagagagatagaaaaggctaaataaacaaaaactattttctcttgtttataattttgtcgGCTGAATAGAATTAAAACagtaacttaaaaaataattttatatttttggaatcCGAGGGAAAATGTAGCTAGAAAATGGAAACTACATAAACGAATTATTATTAATGTGAATActaaagtttttcttttaattttggaaattataCTTTGGAATCTGAGGAAAATGTAGCTcgagaatgaaaaaaatataactaaattatagtAAATGATCTTCTTTGTattgaaagaaacagagatcgTAACACGAACCTAGGGAGAGATGAGATCTTGTGGTGAGTAGTGTTTTCCATTGCTCCGACGAAGAAGAGTAGACACATCATTGTTAAAACCCATGTGGGAAGAAGAACCGCCATTGTAGCGGCTGAAGTTAGAAGCTAAGCACAAAGtcttttttttaactctgtTCTGAGAGAGAATTTAGAACAGAGGAGAGAGAGCTAAAGACAGTGAATGTACGAGCTTGGAGATATATTGGCCCTCTTATAGAATCTCGGGGGagactaaccaaaaaaaagagaagaggacACCAAAAAGAGCCGTTAAGACGGCCGTTATGTATCTATACGTCGTCGTTTAGTacaatttgattcttcttcggttttttttttgctttattaaCGTGATTGATCAATTTGTTAACTccgtctctctctttttttatttatttaccgtTCTAACCGCCACTAACTGCTCAAGCgtgtgacttttttttatacACCTCGGCACGCTTacacatttttctattttttgctaacgattttttttttcttaattgtaaatgtaattcttaagttaaaaaaaaaaaggattcgcTTCAAGAAAATAGATTCAGAACATTTTCAaaggcaaaaaaataataaatacgaGTCTATTTGTGTAAATCATGCTAATTAAACACCAGTCTTTTATTAAGGAATATTTGTCAAAATCTAGTGAACAAACATATCACATATGTGTAAACCTAAAGTTGTACGCAgtttatttttaacaagttggatgtttttcccttttttttttagtagttaACTTTTTGAGTCGTTGGTTCATAACTCCAAAAGAatcaaactataaaaatttaCCCTGTAATATCGAGTAATTATTGACATAAGAACAACTGAATGATTTCGAatatgacagaaaaaaaaagaagctaattGGTTGGTCTTCTAACTGATGCTTTCACTTTCGCATTTACAGTAAGTGAAGCAAATAATGTagataaaactttttttaaaaaatttttgtCTACCTGTAGTAGCTAGTGACACATCATCAATCAAGAAAGATACGggcaaagagaaagagagaacttCCGTACACGGAAACCAGTTGTCATAGTTTCCTGCTGAATTAGCGGGTCTCACTATATACATTGGACTGTATTTAttaatactactactatatagtatactatatatagtatagtataaataaatataattataatttccGTGAAAAATTCCATGATTTTCCGAGGCGGTAATCACGGgcttagaaagaaagaaaaaaaaaacgaagaagatgaagaagaacttaaAGAATACGCGTTGAGGTGTTGACTACTCAAGTTAGAATTTTCAAACTGTTCTCACTATATTAGTTGGAAGCTGGGGGTGCCTATCTCGCTCAATTAATTTGGTCTAACCGGTTAAACTAGAACCGGAAATTTCTAGTAATGTGAATGTTCCTTTATTATATAGTACTACTAGTATAACAAATAGTTAttgcttttgttcttctcacaacaacaaaaaatagcatttcatatatatagtataaatagCACTCCATATACGCTACTATATACTTGGTTTATTGGAAAAAGCACTAATTCTGAACTTATACTAATGATTTTCCTCGTGATATTAAGTTTTCTTAAGTgcattgtatttaaataaatctcCAATGATTAACATTTGGtattttatttaccttttgGGAGCACACATAATGTTCCCATGCAACAACCCAAACTCCTCTCATCATCatgtcaagttttttttttcttttcttctcacGCTTCTCCGAATTCCATTTTTACCCTCAATCCCAGCATTACTATACCTTTGGACGTACCCATGATATCATATTCTCCAATCCAATCCTATCCTATCTAGAATACACAAAAGTTAGATATAGAAAAAAGTCAATTTTTTCTACCCAATCGAGCTTTTAAACTAAGAATATTGCAAACGTTACGACTTACTGTCTCTCAACCCACTCCAACTTTGTGGGTTTTCCATCTTCCTTCAAGACTCAACTAATTTTGTAGACTACATagtaaactaaaatattaggtttttactttttaggctTCGgaagaatatataatatatagttagaATTTCTAATAGATTTGTTAAAATAGTTGACTATTTCTAACTTACCATTGAAGTGAAAGATCATATTCATGAGTACGACGTTgtattggatatatatattttgcttgcTGGGTAACAGAATGATGatctaatataaaaaaaaaaaaacagaatgatGATCTAACGTCATGCTAACGATCAAACGGTTCAGAAGTCAGAACCTTTTGTCTCAGTGAATTATTGGATCTGACTGGTAACGTAGCCAAAACTGTACAAAAAACTGTAAGCTGAAGCTGTAAACTGTTACGGAATAGTGCAAAACTGTAAGAAAGAGATATACATGAAAGCGGTACAAAAAAGCTGAGAGTAAagtgtttaataaaatttttggtaaagtttttgtgattggtaaaattCAAAGCTGTACAAACTTGTAATACTTTGTGTGTGTTTACCAATCAATACCATACTTATCTCCGTTTTTGTTACACTTGACATCTATTATCAGTTGGGGAAACATCATTATTGATAAACTGAATTTGTAAACCAATTAAATtgtttctacttttatttatgtattttgtttgtacCGAATGATCTACCAACTAAAAATCCTAAATCAgtcgaacttttttttttgtatattccgctatataatataattatttataggCTAAAACGTAATTcagtagggttttttttgttgtattttgtgtAAAGTGTATATAGATAAACAAGTAACATCATTCACTATAACAAGAAAAGcctattaaaaatacatatatgatGTGTACCATGTGTGTGCATCATGGGAGAAGTTGGATTGGCGGGTAACTAGTAATAattgaaacttttcttttgttacacTTTTTATTGCTCAAATTACTTTTGTAAAAGTGCAAAAAAGCtataaataaagagaagatCTTGTTGGTGCGAATTGTTTGGTTACGCCAAAACTCGCGGGGTCAAATTGAATCCCAATCACTTCTGTTTTACTTATcctttaaactattttttttttgtgttcctTTACCTCACATTAAGTGAAAACCAGCAAGAACCCATTATATACGGTTCTGtaactttt encodes the following:
- the LOC104754610 gene encoding probable pectate lyase 1: MAVLLPTWVLTMMCLLFFVGAMENTTHHKISSLPRSDETEWNQHAVTNPDEVADEVLALTEMSLRNHTERRKLGYFTCGTGNPIDDCWRCDRNWHKNRKRLADCGIGFGRNAIGGRDGRFYVVTDPRDDNPVNPRPGTLRHAVIQDRPLWIVFKRDMVIQLKQELIVNSFKTIDGRGANVHIANGGCITIQYVTNVIVHGLHIHDCRPTGNAMVRSSETHFGWRTMADGDAISIFGSSHVWIDHNSLSHCADGLVDAVMGSTAITISNNHLTHHNEVMLLGHSDSYMRDKAMQVTIAYNHFGVGLIQRMPRCRHGYFHVVNNDYTHWEMYAIGGSANPTINSQGNRYAAPKNPFAKEVTKRVDTPASHWKGWNWRSEGDLLQNGAYFTSSGAAASGSYARASSLSAKSSSLVGHITSDAGALPCRRGRQCSS